The DNA segment ATAGATTTTCCACAACTCCATAgggtgtcttgattgatctgtcGGCCATCACCAGTGACATCCTGGTAggtttgatttcttctatggcaagttTTCTCATCATTGAAAGGGACATCAAGTTGATACTAGCACCTAGATCATAGAGAGCTTTCTCTAATGTCATATTGCCTATGGTACATAAAACcacaaagctccctggatctttgAGCTTTGGTGGGATACCTCTTTGGATCacagcactgcattcttcagtgagcatAATGGTCTCCTTCTCATGCTAGCTTCTTTTTTGTTAATGAGTTCTTTCAAGAATTTGGCATATAGAGGCATCTGCTCTAATTCTTCAGCCAAGGGGATATTAATCTCCAACTTCTTGAAGACTTCAAGAAATTTGGGAAAGTGCCgatccttaatctccttgttgaACCTTTAGGGATATGGCAGAGGAGGTGTGAAGGTCTTCACCACTTGCTTCTGTCCTTGAGATGGTTCTTACATTACTTGCTTCCCTTTTCTTGAATCTTGTGGCTGGTTATTGAttcggtattttacaacccacaaacttaccggcaagtgcaccgggtcgtaccaagtaataccttacgtgagtaagggtcgatcccacgaggattgatggactaagcaacaatagtTGAGTGActggcttagttagacaaacaaaaattgattttgatattgagatgttcaaaaggtttaagttgaAAATAAGACAGACACAcagtaaataagttgggaataaaattttagagaaatagttaaggcttcagagttatctatttttctggattaactttccttactaactattttaattatgtaggatttaatttatggcaaactatttgtgactagaccctaattccttagaccttcctagtctcctctaaaattcatcaattgccaattccttggtcaattaattccaattagagggtgatgatcaaattcgaGTTTACATGCCACAAAAActttaattacccaaaaataaaaggattatatgtcacgtatcccattaaatccagataattaaaatttaggagaatatgttgtCAAGCTGTTATTctagtaaagagcttttccatgttttacaagaactcaaatagaaagagggtcattggtgcacgaaattgtgatcatcaatggcgccatcaacatggtacgctcaattgcaatctcaactttttatcacaacttcgcacaactaaccagcaagtgtactgggtcatccaagtaataaaccttacgcgagtaagggtcgatcccacagagattgttggtatgaagcaagctatggtcaccttgtaaatcttagtcaggcaaactcaactggttatgaatgatgaataaaacataaagataaagatagagatacttatgtaattcattggtgggaattttagataagcgtatgaagatgcttggtcccttccgtctctctgc comes from the Arachis duranensis cultivar V14167 chromosome 7, aradu.V14167.gnm2.J7QH, whole genome shotgun sequence genome and includes:
- the LOC107458756 gene encoding uncharacterized protein LOC107458756, whose protein sequence is MLTEECSAVIQRGIPPKLKDPGSFVVLCTIGNMTLEKALYDLGASINLMSLSMMRKLAIEEIKPTRMSLVMADRSIKTPYGVVENLLVKVGEFIFPADFVILDTEEEGNNSIILGRPFLATARAIIDVEKGEMIFRVHNEQMVINVFKSMQHPPEQENYM